TGGACAATGAAGTTGGACACCACGCGGCCGTCATTGGGGTGCATCCTCGGGCCGTAGGTGTTGAAGATCCGGGCGACCTTGATCTTCAGCCTGTGCTGGCGATGGTAGTCGAAGAACAACGTTTCGGCGCAGCGTTTTCCTTCGTCGTAGCAGGACCTTCGACCTATGGGATTCACATGCCCCCAGTAGGATTCGTGCTGCGGATGGACTTTGGGATCGCCGTAGACTTCCGATGTGGATGCCTGCAACACCATCGCTTTATTTTTTCTCGCAATTTCCATCAAATTGAAGACGCCAATCGTGTTGATCTTCAGCGTCTTTACAGGGTCCGCCTGGTAATGCACTGGTGAAGCTGGTGACGCCAGATTGATAATAATCTCCGCGCTCACCTCAAAGGGCTCCAGTATGTCATGGTGAAGGAGCTCGAACCCCTCCCTACCGATCAAATGTCTGATGTTCTCCTTTCTTCCAGTGAGTAGATTGTCTACGCAGATAACATCGTATCCGTCCTCAAGAAGTCGATCGCATA
This DNA window, taken from Methanomassiliicoccales archaeon, encodes the following:
- a CDS encoding GDP-mannose 4,6-dehydratase: MTRVLVTGGAGFIGSHLCDRLLEDGYDVICVDNLLTGRKENIRHLIGREGFELLHHDILEPFEVSAEIIINLASPASPVHYQADPVKTLKINTIGVFNLMEIARKNKAMVLQASTSEVYGDPKVHPQHESYWGHVNPIGRRSCYDEGKRCAETLFFDYHRQHRLKIKVARIFNTYGPRMHPNDGRVVSNFIV